In one window of Paraburkholderia phymatum STM815 DNA:
- a CDS encoding IclR family transcriptional regulator domain-containing protein: MNRPPLDKRDWIAGLEKGLAILESFDSEHARLTPSQAAQLTGMTRTAARRYLLTLEHLGYVQGDGKLYGLTPRVLRVGWSYFDSARLPKTVQPYLQQLSATIGESVYVSVLDDWELVFIARNGTSRVMTTGFVLGARVPAPLTSPGVVLLAYHRNQEAMQAWLNDTSLAPFTPHTLTNRTGLLEKIRRAQADGYAVIEQQLDIGVRGVAVPMKNRHGEVVAALSTNMPMGKETTEAALTRVLRPLQESALSMLNVL, from the coding sequence ATGAACCGACCGCCATTGGACAAACGCGACTGGATCGCGGGTCTCGAAAAAGGGCTCGCGATCCTCGAGTCGTTCGACAGCGAACACGCGCGCCTCACGCCGAGCCAGGCCGCGCAGCTCACGGGCATGACTCGCACGGCTGCGCGCCGCTATCTGCTGACGCTCGAGCATCTCGGCTACGTGCAAGGCGACGGCAAGCTCTACGGGCTTACGCCGCGGGTGCTGCGCGTCGGCTGGTCGTATTTCGATTCGGCGCGTCTGCCGAAGACCGTTCAGCCCTATCTGCAGCAACTGAGCGCAACGATCGGCGAATCCGTCTATGTAAGCGTGCTCGACGACTGGGAACTGGTGTTCATCGCGCGTAACGGCACCTCCCGCGTGATGACGACGGGCTTCGTGCTCGGCGCGCGTGTGCCCGCTCCGCTCACCTCGCCCGGCGTCGTGCTGCTCGCCTATCACCGTAATCAGGAGGCAATGCAGGCCTGGCTCAACGATACGTCGCTCGCACCGTTCACGCCGCATACGCTGACCAACAGAACAGGTCTGCTCGAAAAGATCCGCCGCGCGCAGGCGGACGGTTACGCGGTGATCGAGCAGCAACTCGATATCGGCGTGCGCGGCGTCGCGGTGCCGATGAAGAACCGTCATGGCGAGGTGGTCGCCGCGCTCAGCACCAACATGCCGATGGGCAAGGAGACGACGGAAGCGGCCCTCACGCGCGTGTTGCGGCCGCTGCAGGAGTCGGCACTTTCGATGCTCAACGTCCTATAG
- a CDS encoding glycosyltransferase family 4 protein, with protein MNHDIVEEDLLRPTPVKRDAGHDLNTATPVSKPPAQRRGARSTGPVRVAIVHDWLVTYAGAERVLEQIVACFPDADLFSLVDFLDDRSFLRGKPVTTSFIQNLPMARTKYRAYLPLMPLAIEQLDVSAYDVVISSSHAVAKGVLTGPDQVHISYVHSPIRYAWDLQHQYLQQSALTRGPKSAFARVILHYMRNWDIRTSNSVDTFVANSEFISRRIRKVYQRESEVIFPPVDVEAFALCEAKEDFYLTASRMVPYKKIDLIVEAFARMPERRLVVIGDGPDMQKVREKATPNVQIMGYQKFDVLRDHMRRAKAFVFAAEEDFGISVVEAQACGTPVIAYGKGGALETVRDPYESHPTGIFFSEQTTDSIIDAVEHFASDPTRFKPADCRANAERFSIRHFRERFFGFVRETVPALRDATLPSDEPPARRSEQERSSSALRVLAIDQSGVLGGAELSLLEIVKALKARVQVLLFDDGPFHAALRREGVAVDVLDPGATRDIRKQGGTPPLAKAVKGVASLVRATVARARQSDVIYANTQRAMVIGALAGRLARRPVVWHLRDIVSPEHFGSKQLAIIKWCAKLGLAHVIANSAASARAFADLTQFGDKRIDVVFNGISSAPFNALRDVPQSVLRTRLDLPQDAFLVGSFSRLAQWKGQHVLLEAMVLNPHMHAVLVGAPLFGEDAYEAMLHAFVAAHGLEARVHFLGFQDDVAACMCAVDVVAHTSITPEPFGRVIVEGMLAQRPVVASRAGGVTEIIDDGVNGVMCTPGDAHALADTLAELRSDQALRDRLVARGYQTAVRKFGTQAYVEGVERILANVAGGRKKLAS; from the coding sequence ATGAACCACGATATCGTTGAAGAAGACCTGCTGCGCCCCACGCCCGTGAAGCGCGATGCAGGCCACGATCTCAACACGGCCACGCCCGTCTCGAAGCCGCCCGCGCAACGGCGCGGCGCACGCAGCACCGGCCCCGTGCGCGTCGCCATCGTTCACGACTGGCTCGTCACCTACGCGGGCGCCGAGCGGGTGCTCGAACAGATCGTCGCGTGCTTTCCGGACGCCGACCTGTTCAGCCTCGTCGACTTTCTCGACGACCGCTCGTTCCTGCGCGGCAAGCCCGTGACGACCTCGTTCATCCAGAACCTGCCGATGGCGCGCACGAAGTACCGCGCCTATCTGCCGCTGATGCCGCTCGCGATCGAACAGCTCGACGTGTCCGCCTACGACGTTGTGATTTCGAGCAGCCATGCCGTCGCGAAGGGCGTGCTCACGGGACCGGACCAGGTGCATATCAGCTATGTGCATTCGCCCATCCGCTACGCGTGGGATCTGCAGCATCAGTATCTGCAGCAGTCGGCGCTCACGCGCGGACCGAAGTCCGCGTTCGCGCGCGTGATCCTGCATTACATGCGCAACTGGGATATCCGCACGTCGAATTCCGTCGATACGTTCGTCGCAAACTCCGAGTTCATTTCGCGCCGCATCCGCAAGGTATATCAACGCGAATCCGAAGTGATCTTTCCGCCCGTGGATGTCGAGGCGTTCGCGCTGTGCGAAGCCAAGGAAGACTTCTATCTGACGGCATCGCGCATGGTGCCGTACAAGAAGATCGATCTGATTGTCGAGGCGTTCGCCCGTATGCCCGAGCGCAGGCTCGTGGTGATCGGCGACGGTCCCGACATGCAGAAGGTGCGCGAGAAAGCGACGCCCAACGTGCAGATTATGGGCTATCAGAAGTTCGACGTGCTGCGCGATCACATGCGTCGCGCGAAGGCGTTCGTGTTCGCCGCGGAAGAAGATTTCGGCATTTCGGTGGTGGAAGCGCAGGCCTGCGGCACACCCGTCATCGCGTACGGCAAGGGCGGAGCGCTCGAAACCGTGCGCGACCCGTATGAATCGCATCCCACCGGCATTTTCTTCAGCGAGCAGACCACCGACTCGATCATCGATGCCGTGGAGCATTTCGCCAGCGACCCGACCCGCTTCAAACCCGCCGACTGCCGCGCGAATGCCGAGCGCTTCTCGATCCGCCATTTCCGCGAGCGCTTTTTCGGCTTCGTGCGCGAGACGGTGCCCGCATTGCGCGATGCGACGCTGCCGTCGGACGAACCGCCCGCCCGCCGCAGCGAACAGGAGCGGTCATCGAGCGCGCTGCGCGTGCTCGCGATCGATCAGAGCGGCGTGCTGGGCGGCGCCGAGCTCTCGCTGCTGGAAATCGTGAAGGCGCTCAAGGCGCGCGTGCAGGTGCTGCTGTTCGACGATGGCCCGTTCCACGCCGCGCTGCGTCGCGAAGGCGTCGCCGTCGACGTGCTCGATCCCGGCGCGACACGCGACATTCGCAAGCAGGGCGGCACGCCGCCGCTGGCCAAAGCGGTGAAGGGCGTGGCGTCGCTCGTGCGCGCGACGGTCGCGCGTGCCCGCCAGAGCGACGTGATCTACGCGAACACGCAGCGCGCGATGGTGATCGGCGCGCTCGCCGGCCGCCTCGCACGACGCCCGGTGGTCTGGCATCTGCGCGATATCGTGAGCCCCGAGCACTTCGGCAGCAAGCAGCTCGCGATCATCAAGTGGTGCGCGAAACTGGGCCTTGCGCATGTGATCGCCAATTCGGCCGCGTCGGCGCGCGCATTTGCGGACCTCACGCAGTTCGGCGACAAGCGCATCGACGTCGTGTTCAACGGCATTTCCAGCGCACCGTTCAACGCGCTGCGCGATGTGCCGCAAAGCGTGCTGCGCACGCGGCTGGACCTGCCGCAGGATGCGTTCCTCGTCGGCTCGTTCAGCCGTCTCGCGCAATGGAAGGGGCAGCATGTGCTGCTCGAAGCGATGGTGCTCAATCCGCACATGCATGCCGTGCTGGTGGGCGCACCGCTCTTTGGCGAAGACGCCTATGAAGCGATGCTGCATGCGTTCGTCGCGGCGCATGGACTTGAAGCGCGCGTGCATTTCCTCGGCTTTCAGGACGACGTGGCCGCGTGCATGTGCGCCGTCGATGTGGTCGCGCATACGTCGATCACGCCAGAGCCGTTCGGTCGTGTGATCGTCGAAGGGATGCTCGCGCAGCGGCCCGTGGTGGCGTCGCGCGCGGGCGGCGTGACGGAGATCATCGACGATGGCGTGAACGGCGTGATGTGCACGCCGGGCGACGCGCACGCGCTCGCCGATACGCTCGCCGAACTGCGCTCGGATCAGGCCCTGCGCGACCGGCTCGTCGCGCGCGGCTATCAGACGGCCGTGCGCAAGTTCGGCACTCAGGCGTATGTCGAAGGCGTCGAGCGGATTCTCGCGAACGTGGCGGGCGGGCGCAAGAAGCTCGCAAGCTGA
- a CDS encoding oligosaccharide flippase family protein, with translation MDKGILKNVVINLIGLVLPTFVSLVTVPSYIKLLGVERYGVISLVWTLIGYFSILDLGMSMAAQNHISKARASNDANACEQVFWSATWLNLTTGIVGGLVIYFGAALYTAYFSKVSPELQHEVYMALPWLAAAIPLANVSWVFAGAINGAERFGIYNTNQTLGTFLFQLLPLAAAWMMGPTLQNVLAAAVVARLLAAVLLGRSALSVLGIRHIRAPQFAVAKGLFSFGGWMLIASITGMVAESLDRVMLGTSLGARFVTYYTVPQNLVTRLNIVPTAMQRTLFPRLSAVARDDADLIMRQSLEFLNGVFTPVALVAIIVLEPFLHAWVGSEVADAAGPVGRILIISVWLVGQANLARILIQSQLNPASAARLGLFELPFFALALWFGIAHFGLTGAAVVVAARGLFDYVVLLRLSAIHARPIVLDMGAHLAFLAGTLWLATWLSSLPMAMAAGALVVSANLAWSLTMTPALRDLARSLLARLKVRLNPRNSA, from the coding sequence ATGGACAAAGGCATCCTCAAGAACGTAGTGATCAACCTGATCGGACTGGTGTTGCCGACGTTTGTTTCGCTCGTCACGGTGCCGTCGTACATCAAGCTGCTGGGCGTCGAGCGCTATGGCGTGATCAGTCTCGTCTGGACGCTGATCGGCTACTTCAGCATCCTCGATCTCGGTATGAGCATGGCCGCGCAGAACCACATCTCGAAGGCGCGCGCGTCGAACGACGCCAACGCCTGCGAGCAGGTGTTCTGGAGCGCGACGTGGCTGAACCTGACGACGGGCATCGTCGGCGGCCTCGTGATCTACTTCGGCGCAGCGCTGTACACCGCGTACTTCTCGAAGGTATCGCCCGAACTGCAGCACGAGGTCTATATGGCGCTGCCGTGGCTCGCGGCGGCGATTCCGCTGGCGAACGTCTCATGGGTGTTCGCGGGCGCGATTAACGGCGCGGAACGCTTCGGCATCTACAACACGAACCAGACGCTCGGCACCTTCCTGTTCCAGCTGTTGCCGCTCGCGGCCGCCTGGATGATGGGGCCGACGTTGCAGAACGTGCTCGCGGCCGCCGTCGTCGCGCGTCTGCTCGCGGCGGTTCTACTCGGACGCTCCGCGTTGAGCGTGCTCGGCATCCGTCATATCCGCGCGCCGCAATTCGCGGTGGCGAAGGGTCTGTTCAGTTTCGGCGGCTGGATGCTGATTGCGAGCATCACGGGCATGGTCGCAGAATCGCTCGACCGCGTGATGCTCGGCACGAGTCTCGGCGCGCGCTTCGTCACGTATTACACGGTGCCGCAGAACCTCGTCACGCGTCTGAACATCGTGCCCACGGCGATGCAGCGCACGCTGTTTCCGCGTCTGTCCGCCGTCGCCCGCGACGATGCCGACCTGATCATGCGGCAATCGCTCGAGTTCCTGAACGGCGTGTTCACGCCTGTCGCGCTCGTCGCGATCATCGTGCTCGAACCGTTCCTTCACGCATGGGTGGGCAGCGAGGTGGCCGACGCGGCAGGGCCCGTCGGCCGCATCCTGATCATCTCCGTGTGGCTCGTCGGCCAGGCCAACCTCGCACGCATCCTCATTCAATCGCAGCTCAACCCCGCCTCCGCCGCGCGTCTCGGCCTGTTCGAGCTGCCGTTCTTCGCGCTCGCGCTGTGGTTCGGCATCGCGCATTTCGGCCTCACGGGCGCGGCCGTCGTCGTCGCGGCGCGCGGGCTGTTCGATTACGTCGTGCTGTTGCGCCTGTCCGCGATTCACGCGCGCCCGATCGTGCTCGACATGGGCGCGCACCTCGCTTTCCTGGCGGGCACGCTGTGGCTCGCCACCTGGCTGTCCAGCCTGCCGATGGCCATGGCCGCGGGCGCCCTCGTCGTGAGCGCGAACCTCGCATGGTCGCTCACGATGACCCCCGCATTGCGCGATCTTGCGCGCTCGCTGCTTGCGCGCCTGAAGGTGCGACTCAATCCGAGGAATAGCGCATGA
- a CDS encoding phosphoribosyltransferase — MHRPFADRADAGRALAAHLQHYARRNDVVVLGLPRGGVPVAYEVACALDAPLDVLVVRKLGVPWQRELAMGAIASGDALYVNEELLRETDVGQPEFERVLAEEKAQLARREALFRDPQRAHVDVANRIAIVVDDGLATGASMTAAARALRTRAPVKIVAALPVAPYDAQARIGSDVDEFVCVLTPEHFFSVSQFYSDFSETTDDDVRAILARASSASGSPSS; from the coding sequence ATGCATCGCCCGTTTGCGGATCGCGCTGACGCGGGCCGCGCGCTCGCGGCACATCTGCAGCACTACGCACGACGCAACGACGTCGTCGTGCTCGGCTTGCCGCGCGGCGGCGTCCCCGTGGCGTATGAGGTCGCATGCGCGCTCGACGCGCCGCTCGATGTACTGGTCGTGCGCAAGCTTGGCGTGCCGTGGCAACGCGAACTCGCGATGGGTGCGATCGCGTCGGGCGACGCGTTGTATGTGAATGAAGAACTGCTGCGCGAGACGGACGTCGGCCAGCCCGAATTCGAGCGCGTGCTAGCGGAGGAAAAGGCGCAGCTTGCGCGACGCGAAGCACTGTTTCGCGACCCGCAGCGCGCGCATGTCGACGTGGCGAACCGTATCGCGATCGTCGTCGACGATGGACTCGCGACGGGCGCCTCGATGACCGCGGCCGCGCGCGCATTGCGCACACGCGCACCCGTGAAGATCGTCGCCGCGCTGCCCGTTGCACCTTACGATGCGCAGGCGCGCATCGGCAGCGACGTCGATGAATTCGTCTGCGTGCTGACGCCGGAACATTTCTTCAGCGTCAGCCAGTTCTATTCCGACTTCAGCGAAACCACCGACGACGATGTGCGCGCAATACTCGCTCGCGCATCGTCGGCCAGCGGGTCCCCTTCGTCGTGA
- a CDS encoding bifunctional sugar phosphate isomerase/epimerase/4-hydroxyphenylpyruvate dioxygenase family protein: MLRSIATVSVSGTLVEKLAAIRAAGFDGVEIFENDLLYFDGSPADIRKRCADLGLQIMLFQPFRDFEGVSKERLAQNLNRAKRKFDLMHELGTDLVLVCSNVNANVIADDALIVDQLGELASLAEREGVRVGFEALAWGKYVNSYRHAWRLVDAVNHPSLGLILDSFHTLSIDDPVDPIADIPGDRIVFVQIADAPLHKMDVLEWSRHYRCFPGQGDLDVARFADRVLATGYQGPFSLEIFNDGFRAAPTAATAADGYRSLLYLEEQAAHQRTGQSAQPLFTPPAPPAHSGFQFIEFAVDSTSAPRLAQRFAEAGFHTAGKHRSKDVTLYQQGDASIVLNAETDSFASEFFHRHGLSLCASAFQVDDAARVFERATSFGYAPFSGRVGPNERVVPGVRAPDGSLHYFVDARPDEPTLYEADFVLDAQANGQPAGPGDLTRIDHVCLDLPADTLDTWVLYFKAVFGFEAESAWLLPDPYGLVRSRAVRSADGSVRIVLNASVDGRTSTAQSLHIYRGSGLNHVAFVTDDIFAAVEQLRARDVRLLRIPLNYYDDLEARYDFADDMIARMKDAHVLYDRDAQGGEFFHVYTEQMDGRFFLEVVQRKGGYDGYGAVNAPVRLAAQAQRKHG, from the coding sequence ATGCTCCGCTCCATTGCCACTGTGTCGGTTAGCGGCACGCTCGTCGAGAAGCTCGCTGCGATTCGCGCGGCGGGTTTCGATGGCGTCGAGATCTTCGAAAACGATCTGCTGTATTTCGACGGCTCGCCAGCAGATATCCGCAAGCGTTGCGCCGATCTCGGTCTGCAGATCATGCTGTTCCAGCCGTTCCGCGATTTCGAAGGCGTCTCGAAGGAGCGGCTTGCGCAGAACCTTAACCGCGCAAAACGCAAGTTTGATCTGATGCACGAACTCGGCACCGATCTGGTGCTCGTGTGCAGCAACGTCAACGCAAACGTGATTGCGGACGATGCACTGATCGTCGATCAGCTCGGCGAGCTTGCATCGCTCGCCGAACGCGAAGGTGTGCGGGTCGGCTTCGAAGCCCTCGCGTGGGGCAAGTATGTGAATTCGTATCGCCACGCGTGGCGGCTCGTCGATGCCGTCAATCATCCGAGCCTCGGGCTGATACTGGACAGCTTCCATACGCTGTCGATCGACGATCCTGTCGATCCCATTGCCGACATTCCGGGCGATCGGATTGTGTTCGTGCAGATCGCCGATGCGCCGCTGCACAAGATGGACGTTCTCGAATGGAGCCGTCATTACCGGTGCTTTCCGGGGCAGGGCGACCTCGATGTCGCCCGCTTCGCGGACCGGGTACTGGCGACGGGCTATCAGGGCCCCTTTTCGCTGGAGATCTTCAACGACGGCTTCCGCGCCGCGCCGACGGCGGCGACCGCCGCAGACGGCTATCGCTCGCTGCTGTACCTCGAAGAGCAGGCGGCGCATCAGCGCACGGGGCAGAGCGCGCAGCCGCTGTTCACGCCGCCTGCGCCGCCCGCGCATTCGGGCTTTCAGTTCATTGAGTTCGCCGTCGATTCGACCAGCGCGCCGCGTCTTGCGCAACGCTTTGCCGAAGCGGGATTTCACACGGCGGGCAAGCATCGCTCGAAGGACGTGACGCTATATCAGCAAGGCGATGCGTCGATCGTGCTGAACGCGGAGACGGATTCATTCGCGAGCGAGTTTTTTCATCGGCACGGTTTGTCGCTTTGCGCGTCTGCGTTTCAGGTCGACGATGCCGCGCGTGTTTTCGAACGCGCGACGTCGTTCGGCTACGCACCGTTTTCGGGCCGTGTCGGTCCCAACGAGCGCGTCGTGCCCGGTGTGCGTGCACCGGACGGCAGCCTGCATTACTTCGTCGACGCGCGCCCCGACGAGCCAACGCTTTACGAAGCCGATTTCGTGCTCGACGCGCAAGCCAACGGGCAGCCAGCCGGGCCGGGCGATCTGACGCGTATCGATCACGTCTGCCTCGACTTGCCCGCCGATACGCTCGACACGTGGGTGCTGTATTTCAAGGCAGTGTTCGGCTTTGAAGCCGAATCGGCCTGGTTGCTTCCCGATCCTTATGGACTGGTGCGCAGCCGTGCGGTGCGCAGTGCCGACGGATCGGTGCGGATCGTTCTCAATGCTTCCGTGGACGGGCGTACGTCGACGGCGCAATCGCTGCATATATATCGCGGTTCTGGCCTGAATCATGTGGCGTTTGTCACTGACGACATCTTCGCGGCCGTCGAACAGTTGCGCGCACGCGACGTTCGGCTATTACGAATACCGTTGAACTATTACGATGACCTTGAAGCGCGATACGATTTCGCCGACGACATGATTGCCAGGATGAAAGACGCTCACGTGCTCTATGACCGGGATGCGCAGGGCGGCGAATTCTTCCATGTGTACACCGAGCAGATGGACGGACGCTTCTTCCTGGAGGTCGTGCAGCGCAAGGGCGGCTACGACGGATACGGTGCAGTAAACGCACCTGTCAGGCTCGCCGCTCAAGCGCAGCGCAAGCATGGCTAG
- a CDS encoding BKACE family enzyme: MSHATNQPCIISVAITGSVPRKKDNPAVPISVPEQVESTHEAYEAGATLVHLHVRDEEERSSSDRNSFAALQEGIRKHCPDIIVQFSTGGRGRSFEQRGAMLDLRPDMASLATGSVNFPTTVYENPPDFVRMLAQTMLDHDVKPEIEIFDLAMLYSTVDLVQQGLLKEPVHVQFVMGVKNALPARREILEFEVEQLKKLLPTATWTAAGIGRHQLEVNHWTLEMGGHCRTGLEDNVRWDKDTLAKSNAQLVQRVADLCGQYGRPVATAKQAREMLALRPAA, encoded by the coding sequence ATGAGTCACGCCACGAATCAGCCTTGCATCATCTCCGTCGCGATCACGGGCTCCGTGCCGCGCAAGAAGGACAATCCGGCCGTGCCGATCTCGGTGCCCGAGCAGGTCGAGAGCACGCATGAAGCGTACGAAGCGGGCGCAACGCTCGTGCATCTGCACGTGCGCGACGAGGAGGAGCGCTCGAGCTCCGACCGCAACAGCTTCGCGGCGTTGCAGGAGGGCATTCGCAAACATTGCCCCGACATCATCGTCCAGTTCTCGACGGGCGGCCGCGGCCGTTCGTTCGAGCAGCGCGGCGCGATGCTCGACCTGCGTCCCGACATGGCGTCGCTCGCGACGGGCTCGGTGAACTTCCCGACTACCGTCTACGAGAATCCCCCCGATTTCGTGCGCATGCTCGCGCAGACGATGCTCGATCATGATGTGAAACCCGAAATCGAAATCTTCGATCTGGCCATGCTGTACAGCACCGTCGATCTCGTGCAGCAGGGCTTGCTGAAAGAGCCTGTGCACGTGCAGTTCGTGATGGGCGTGAAGAACGCGCTGCCAGCGCGCCGCGAGATTCTCGAATTCGAAGTCGAACAACTGAAGAAACTGCTGCCAACGGCAACGTGGACCGCGGCGGGTATCGGCCGTCACCAGCTCGAAGTGAATCACTGGACCCTCGAAATGGGCGGCCATTGCCGCACGGGTCTGGAAGACAACGTGCGCTGGGACAAGGACACGCTGGCGAAAAGCAACGCGCAGCTCGTGCAGCGCGTCGCGGATCTGTGCGGCCAGTACGGCCGCCCCGTGGCGACCGCGAAACAGGCCCGCGAAATGTTGGCGCTCAGGCCCGCTGCGTGA
- a CDS encoding acyltransferase family protein, with translation MSETALDATGSSLSFAAAARSATNVADKEHVIDAMRGFAALLVAYFHCRQVEWIGMQSFHRVAGKSLDLNTIVAYLTLPIAWGSAGVPIFFVISGYCIHRSAAQRLAAFPDYRLDAMNFWARRLARIYPVLIAALLLTLALDWTSLQFPPVNHKILDIGPRAFLVNLFSLQGVAGKTYGSNGALWTLSLEVQFYAVYPLLFALRRRLGLPVVLGLVALVNLASFFVFERRDLQFFTSFWLSWTLGAWIAEAQVTRVKHDARDSRMSWPMVGAAALLTALGCVAFHFGQFYAFQLWALGFACYLNEALKSRRHNDTPAIRLLSRFGDFSFSLYSIHLPVFVLLSTLLYRSALQMSIFPTFAFMLVALAVAWVFYRCIELPAMKWSASLKPAGAKRLR, from the coding sequence ATGAGCGAAACCGCACTGGACGCCACCGGCTCGTCCCTGTCCTTCGCAGCGGCGGCGCGCAGCGCAACAAACGTCGCCGACAAGGAACACGTCATCGACGCGATGCGCGGATTCGCCGCGCTGCTGGTGGCGTATTTTCATTGCCGCCAGGTCGAATGGATCGGCATGCAGAGCTTTCATCGCGTCGCCGGCAAGTCGCTCGATCTGAACACGATCGTCGCGTACCTTACCTTGCCAATTGCATGGGGCTCCGCAGGCGTGCCGATTTTTTTCGTCATCAGCGGCTATTGCATACATCGCAGCGCGGCGCAGCGCCTCGCGGCGTTCCCCGACTATCGGCTCGACGCGATGAACTTCTGGGCGCGTCGCCTCGCGCGCATTTATCCCGTGCTCATCGCCGCCCTGCTGCTCACGCTGGCGCTCGACTGGACGAGCCTGCAGTTTCCGCCCGTCAATCACAAGATTCTCGACATCGGCCCCCGGGCCTTCCTCGTCAACCTGTTCTCGCTGCAAGGCGTAGCCGGCAAGACCTATGGCTCCAACGGCGCGCTGTGGACACTGTCGCTCGAAGTGCAGTTCTATGCCGTGTATCCGCTGCTTTTTGCGTTGCGCCGGCGCCTCGGCCTGCCTGTCGTGCTGGGTCTGGTTGCCCTCGTCAATCTCGCATCCTTCTTCGTGTTCGAACGCCGCGACCTGCAGTTCTTCACCTCGTTCTGGCTCTCGTGGACGCTTGGCGCATGGATCGCCGAAGCGCAGGTCACGCGGGTCAAACACGACGCGCGGGACAGCCGCATGTCGTGGCCGATGGTCGGTGCGGCGGCATTGCTGACGGCGCTGGGCTGCGTCGCGTTTCACTTCGGCCAGTTCTACGCGTTCCAGTTGTGGGCGCTCGGCTTCGCGTGCTACCTGAACGAAGCGCTCAAGAGCCGTCGACATAACGACACACCCGCGATCCGGCTGCTGTCGCGCTTCGGCGATTTCAGCTTCTCGCTGTATTCGATCCATCTGCCTGTCTTCGTATTGCTGTCGACGCTGCTGTATCGCTCGGCGCTGCAAATGTCGATCTTTCCGACCTTCGCTTTCATGCTCGTCGCGCTTGCCGTAGCATGGGTCTTCTATCGCTGCATCGAACTGCCGGCGATGAAGTGGTCCGCCAGTCTCAAGCCTGCAGGTGCGAAACGGCTGCGATAA
- the galU gene encoding UTP--glucose-1-phosphate uridylyltransferase GalU yields the protein MLKVTKAVFPVAGLGTRFLPATKASPKEMLPIVDKPLIQYAVEEAIAAGITEMIFVTGRSKRAIEDHFDKSYEIEAELEARGKEQLLDLVRSIKPSNVDCFYVRQAEALGLGHAVLCAEKLVGGSPFAVILADDLLHSEKPVMKQLVDTFNHYHSSVVGVETIAREASRSYGVVDGKEWEEDVIKLSGIVEKPAPDKAPSNLGVVGRYVLMPTIFKHIRALKPGAGGELQLTDALQSLLTEEQVLAYRYFGTRFDCGSKLGYLKATVEFALRHPEVRADFEDFLQSYLPLHLTAAAA from the coding sequence ATGCTGAAAGTCACCAAAGCCGTCTTTCCTGTTGCGGGTCTCGGCACACGTTTTCTGCCTGCCACGAAGGCGAGCCCGAAGGAAATGCTGCCCATCGTCGACAAGCCGCTGATCCAGTACGCAGTCGAAGAAGCAATCGCAGCGGGCATCACCGAAATGATCTTCGTCACGGGCCGCAGCAAGCGGGCCATCGAAGATCACTTCGACAAGTCCTATGAGATCGAAGCCGAACTCGAAGCACGCGGCAAGGAACAGTTGCTGGATCTCGTGCGCAGCATCAAGCCGTCGAACGTCGACTGCTTCTATGTGCGCCAGGCGGAAGCGCTGGGTCTCGGTCATGCCGTGCTGTGCGCGGAAAAACTGGTCGGCGGCAGCCCGTTCGCCGTGATTCTCGCGGACGACCTGCTGCACAGCGAAAAGCCCGTGATGAAGCAGCTCGTCGACACGTTCAATCACTATCACAGCTCGGTGGTCGGCGTCGAAACGATCGCGCGCGAAGCGAGCCGTTCGTACGGCGTCGTCGACGGCAAGGAGTGGGAAGAGGACGTGATCAAGCTGTCCGGCATCGTCGAAAAGCCGGCGCCCGACAAGGCCCCGTCGAATCTCGGCGTGGTTGGCCGCTACGTGCTGATGCCGACCATCTTCAAGCACATCCGCGCGCTGAAGCCGGGCGCAGGCGGCGAACTGCAACTGACGGATGCGCTGCAATCGCTGCTGACGGAAGAGCAGGTGCTCGCCTATCGCTACTTCGGTACGCGTTTCGATTGCGGCAGCAAGCTGGGCTACCTGAAAGCGACGGTGGAATTCGCGCTGCGTCATCCCGAAGTGCGCGCGGATTTCGAAGACTTCCTGCAAAGCTATCTGCCGCTGCATCTGACGGCAGCGGCTGCCTGA